A DNA window from Mytilus edulis chromosome 14, xbMytEdul2.2, whole genome shotgun sequence contains the following coding sequences:
- the LOC139503752 gene encoding atrial natriuretic peptide receptor 2-like, whose product MEQYANNLEDLVSQRTDALIEEKRKSEALLDQVLPRSVATKLKNGLPVDPEAYQCVTIYFSDIVGFTGISAQSSAIEVVDLLNDLYTMFDSIIDIFEVYKVETIGDAYMVVSGLPTRNGNDHVKQIAQMSLAILKEIGNFKIRHLPAITLEARIGLHSGPVCAGVVGKKMPRYCLFGDTVNTASRMESHGQAMKIHVSPQSKLLLDGFGLFSLESRGVVQIKGKGEMTTYWLLGESSSVDLAMLENDGTLSEHDIISLQNGAFPATNMISYETGTPIKYINNSIGNCDISVRNETVSAASNVFLSDIENISTKSSTKFENI is encoded by the exons ATGGAACAATATGCTAATAATCTTGAAGATTTGGTCAGTCAACGAACAGATGCATTGATTGAAGAAAAGAGAAAGTCAGAGGCGTTATTAGATCAAGTTTTACCGAG GAGTGTAGCTACAAAGTTAAAAAATGGTCTTCCTGTGGACCCAGAAGCATACCAGTGTGTTACTATATacttcagtgatattgttggatTCACAGGCATATCGGCTCAGAGTTCGGCTATAGAG GTTGTTGATCTCTTGAATGATTTATATACAATGTTTGATTCCATCATAGACATATTTGAAGTGTATAAG GTTGAAACTATTGGTGATGCTTATATGGTAGTCTCTGGCCTACCTACAAGGAATGGGAATGACCATGTCAAACAAATCGCTCAAATGTCACTAGCTATTCTCAAAGAAATCGGAAACTTCAAGATTCGTCACTTACCAGCCATTACTTTGGAAGCACGTATTGGGCTGCATTCAg GGCCAGTCTGTGCAGGTGTTGTTGGAAAAAAGATGCCACGTTATTGTCTGTTCGGAGATACTGTAAATACAGCATCCCGAATGGAATCACATGGACAAG CTATGAAGATTCATGTTAGTCCACAATCAAAGTTGCTCTTAGATGGCTTCGGATTATTCAGTCTGGAATCAAGGGGAGTTGTTCAAATAAAG GGCAAAGGAGAGATGACAACGTATTGGCTGTTGGGGGAATCCTCCTCTGTGGATTTGGCAATGCTAGAGAACGACGGCACATTAAGTGAACATGATATAATTTCACTACAAAACGGTGCTTTTCCCGCCACAAATATGATCTCGTATGAGACTGGTActccaattaaatatataaataactcAATCGGTAATTGTGATATATCAGTTAGAAATGAAACTGTATCAGCTGCAAGTAATGTCTTTTTATCCGACATTGAGAACATTTCGACTAAAAGTTCGAccaaatttgaaaacatttga